A stretch of the Nicotiana tabacum cultivar K326 chromosome 6, ASM71507v2, whole genome shotgun sequence genome encodes the following:
- the LOC107762110 gene encoding large ribosomal subunit protein uL30z, giving the protein MAEEVPRPLNYIPEVILKKRKNNEEWAIRRKLQLEQKVKRLKSDNFVIKKPEQFIREYRDKEMDLVQMKQRGKKRSRRALVTSDSNLLYVIRIGGKSDMHPRTRKLLYSLRLRKIFSGVFVKADARILEILLKVEPYVTYGYPNLKSIKDLIYKKGAGKIDNERVPLTSNEVVEQGLGQYGIICLEDLVNEIANVGPHFKEVTSFLCPFALNKPEKALQGKKKRFVDGGDSGNREGEINELISKMN; this is encoded by the exons ATGGCTGAGGAGGTGCCACGGCCTTTAAATTATATACCAGAAGTGATTCTAAAGAAGAGGAAGAACAATGAAGAGTGGGCAATCAGAAGAAAGCTCCAGCTAGAGCAGAAAGTCAAGAGACTTAAATCTGATAATTTTGTTATCAAGAAGCCTGAGCAGTTCATTCGAGAGTATAGGGATAAG GAGATGGATCTTGTCCAAATGAAACAAAGGGGTAAGAAAAGATCCAGACGAGCATTGGTCACATCTGATTCCAATCTCCTTTATGTCATACGCATTGGAGG GAAAAGTGATATGCACCCAAGAACAAGAAAGCTTTTGTACTCCTTGAGGCTGCGGAAAATCTTCAGTGGTGTTTTTGTGAAGGCAGATGCAAGAATATTGGAAATTCTGCTAAAGGTGGAGCCTTATGTCACATATGG ATACCCAAATCTCAAGAGCATCAAGGATCTTATTTACAAAAAAGGTGCTGGAAAAATTGACAACGAGAGAGTGCCTTTAACCAGTAACGAAGTTGTTGAACAG GGATTGGGTCAATATGGTATTATATGCTTAGAAGACCTTGTGAATGAGATTGCCAATGTTGGTCCCCATTTCAAAGAAGTCACTAGTTTTTTGTGTCCCTTTGCTCTCAACAAGCCAGAAAAGGCATTGCAGGGTAAGAAAAAACGATTTGTGGACGGTGGTGATTCAGGCAATCGTGAGGGTGAAATCAATGAGTTGATCAGCAAGATGAATTAG
- the LOC107762109 gene encoding aquaporin NIP6-1 isoform X2, with protein sequence MDAEDGTSAPSTPATPGTPGAPLFGGFKHERNSNGRNSLLKSLKCFSVEAWASEEGSLPPVSCALPPPPVSLARKVGAEFIGTMILIFAGTATAIVNQKTQGSETLIGLAASSGLAVMIVILSTGHISGAHLNPAVTIAFAALKHFPWKNVPVYIGAQIIASFCAAFTLKVVLHPIMGGGVTVPSGSYLQAFALEFIISFNLMFVITAVATDTRAVGELAGIAVGATVMLNILIAGETTGASMNPVRTLGPAVAAGNYKAIWIYLTAPILGALAGAGIYSAVKLPNEDDNNHGKPSVEHSFRR encoded by the exons ATGGATGCTGAAGATGGAACGTCAGCCCCTTCAACACCAGCAACTCCAGGAACTCCTGGTGCTCCTCTTTTTGGTGGTTTCAAACATGAAAGAAACAGCAATGGCAGAAACTCACTCCTCAAGAGCTTAAAATGCTTCAGTGTGGAAGCATGGGCTTCAGAAGAAGGAAGCTTGCCGCCTGTTTCATGCGCGTTACCTCCTCCTCCTGTCTCACTAGCCAGAAAG GTGGGAGCAGAGTTCATAGGTACTATGATATTGATCTTTGCAGGGACAGCCACAGCAATTGTGAACCAAAAGACACAAGGCTCTGAAACCTTAATTGGATTGGCAGCCTCCAGTGGTCTAGCTGTAATGATTGTCATTCTGTCAACTGGCCACATCTCTGGAGCTCATCTCAACCCAGCTGTGACCATTGCTTTTGCTGCTCTCAAGCATTTCCCATGGAAAAAT GTTCCTGTGTACATTGGAGCACAAATTATAGCATCATTTTGTGCTGCATTCACACTCAAGGTAGTTTTGCACCCAATAATGGGTGGTGGAGTCACTGTTCCGTCTGGTAGTTACCTTCAAGCTTTTGCTTTGGAATTCATCATCAGCTTTAACCTCATGTTTGTTATCACTGCCGTGGCCACCGACACTAGAGCT GTGGGAGAGCTTGCAGGAATAGCAGTAGGAGCCACCGTCATGCTCAACATTCTAATAGCTGG GGAGACAACTGGGGCTTCAATGAATCCAGTGAGAACGCTGGGACCAGCAGTAGCAGCAGGAAACTATAAAGCCATTTGGATCTACCTGACTGCTCCGATTCTTGGCGCTCTTGCTGGGGCAGGTATTTACTCTGCAGTCAAACTGCCAAATGAAGATGACAACAATCACGGGAAGCCTTCAGTGGAACATAGTTTCAGAAGGTGA
- the LOC107762109 gene encoding aquaporin NIP6-1 isoform X1, with translation MILSLLFIVSFGKQIWWHGQLKYLVQNGMDAEDGTSAPSTPATPGTPGAPLFGGFKHERNSNGRNSLLKSLKCFSVEAWASEEGSLPPVSCALPPPPVSLARKVGAEFIGTMILIFAGTATAIVNQKTQGSETLIGLAASSGLAVMIVILSTGHISGAHLNPAVTIAFAALKHFPWKNVPVYIGAQIIASFCAAFTLKVVLHPIMGGGVTVPSGSYLQAFALEFIISFNLMFVITAVATDTRAVGELAGIAVGATVMLNILIAGETTGASMNPVRTLGPAVAAGNYKAIWIYLTAPILGALAGAGIYSAVKLPNEDDNNHGKPSVEHSFRR, from the exons ATGATTCTTTCCCTCCTGTTTATTGTTTCATTTGGGAAGCAAATATGGTGGCATGGACAACTAAAATACCTGGTGCAAAATG GTATGGATGCTGAAGATGGAACGTCAGCCCCTTCAACACCAGCAACTCCAGGAACTCCTGGTGCTCCTCTTTTTGGTGGTTTCAAACATGAAAGAAACAGCAATGGCAGAAACTCACTCCTCAAGAGCTTAAAATGCTTCAGTGTGGAAGCATGGGCTTCAGAAGAAGGAAGCTTGCCGCCTGTTTCATGCGCGTTACCTCCTCCTCCTGTCTCACTAGCCAGAAAG GTGGGAGCAGAGTTCATAGGTACTATGATATTGATCTTTGCAGGGACAGCCACAGCAATTGTGAACCAAAAGACACAAGGCTCTGAAACCTTAATTGGATTGGCAGCCTCCAGTGGTCTAGCTGTAATGATTGTCATTCTGTCAACTGGCCACATCTCTGGAGCTCATCTCAACCCAGCTGTGACCATTGCTTTTGCTGCTCTCAAGCATTTCCCATGGAAAAAT GTTCCTGTGTACATTGGAGCACAAATTATAGCATCATTTTGTGCTGCATTCACACTCAAGGTAGTTTTGCACCCAATAATGGGTGGTGGAGTCACTGTTCCGTCTGGTAGTTACCTTCAAGCTTTTGCTTTGGAATTCATCATCAGCTTTAACCTCATGTTTGTTATCACTGCCGTGGCCACCGACACTAGAGCT GTGGGAGAGCTTGCAGGAATAGCAGTAGGAGCCACCGTCATGCTCAACATTCTAATAGCTGG GGAGACAACTGGGGCTTCAATGAATCCAGTGAGAACGCTGGGACCAGCAGTAGCAGCAGGAAACTATAAAGCCATTTGGATCTACCTGACTGCTCCGATTCTTGGCGCTCTTGCTGGGGCAGGTATTTACTCTGCAGTCAAACTGCCAAATGAAGATGACAACAATCACGGGAAGCCTTCAGTGGAACATAGTTTCAGAAGGTGA